From the genome of Scytonema hofmannii PCC 7110, one region includes:
- a CDS encoding S-layer homology domain-containing protein: MNQSYLTNFGKIVLAAAYLAIASPVSSAIAASVPKTTEAQSAETSTKQQLLIADDDVDDDKTTVSSELPEEVKTAVLSDISQRASVEASALRVVKAERIIWPNGCLGLKEEEGSCTKALVPGWQLVVADNSQMWVYRTNESGAIAKLDEASTQAITATMMKVRSTNEQIASRTTAIQRRETVVVQRRTQASAVEASAQSSQFSGARAASVQSTQMSAATVAVKSKTGFTLSILQPSGSFSEVIARISVKGKRGKGYFKERFLGDYKYKIKQTAKFVKGLKAGDRVVVRLFDTQNRFIGYSEFESLSANTVVNLILSANPTQYKVVRTVYGLDADFDGVVDEGSTTYDYFSEVSGQSASFFSSSQQVKVSQFQVQGYSTVAKTSVYPASFSKGKFAVVRQSLNVFSSNLAAALKAKPGQLVQLQEVSPDSRSTYDITQMMMGYREVGTARGVQVKFSDVSANHWAKDFIAELAALEIIEGFPDGTFRPDEYVTRAQFAAMLSQAFDKVTIRSAVKFKDVSTAYWAYNAIREAYQMGFLGASGNVFNPTMNLSRLETLFALAEGLNYTVSGSTEAILTAYTDATTIRSDVRNAIAALTQRGIVVNYPNVQSLNADKVATRSEVVALIYKALVSTGEVVDISSQYAVGQSQMQVGQQGEAEELNVEQVKPKKQHCNQGIGNGAEGCDPGNSHPHGGSNDEGGRTPGMKR; encoded by the coding sequence ATGAATCAATCCTATTTAACAAACTTCGGTAAAATCGTTTTGGCAGCTGCTTATTTGGCGATCGCTTCTCCAGTATCGTCAGCTATTGCAGCCTCTGTACCCAAGACTACCGAAGCACAAAGCGCTGAAACTTCTACAAAGCAGCAATTATTAATTGCTGATGATGACGTTGATGACGACAAGACAACTGTTTCATCAGAATTGCCAGAAGAAGTCAAAACAGCGGTATTGAGTGATATTTCCCAACGTGCAAGTGTAGAAGCTTCTGCATTGCGCGTTGTGAAAGCGGAAAGGATTATTTGGCCCAATGGTTGTTTGGGATTAAAAGAAGAAGAAGGAAGTTGTACCAAAGCTTTAGTACCTGGTTGGCAACTTGTCGTTGCAGATAACAGCCAAATGTGGGTGTACCGCACGAACGAGTCTGGTGCGATCGCTAAGCTTGATGAAGCGTCAACCCAAGCGATTACTGCAACAATGATGAAGGTGCGAAGCACCAACGAACAGATCGCCAGTCGCACAACCGCTATCCAACGCCGTGAAACCGTAGTGGTACAACGCAGAACTCAAGCAAGTGCTGTAGAGGCTTCTGCACAAAGTTCTCAATTTAGCGGTGCAAGGGCTGCATCCGTACAAAGCACTCAAATGAGCGCTGCGACTGTTGCTGTTAAAAGCAAAACAGGTTTTACCCTTTCTATTCTGCAACCATCAGGAAGCTTTTCAGAAGTTATTGCCCGTATTTCTGTTAAAGGTAAGCGTGGTAAAGGCTATTTCAAAGAGCGCTTTTTAGGTGATTACAAGTATAAGATTAAGCAGACAGCTAAGTTTGTGAAGGGGTTGAAAGCAGGCGACAGAGTAGTTGTACGTTTGTTTGATACTCAAAATCGCTTTATCGGCTACAGCGAATTTGAATCTTTGTCTGCAAATACAGTCGTTAACCTGATTTTGTCGGCAAATCCAACACAATATAAAGTTGTCCGTACTGTTTACGGCTTAGATGCTGACTTTGATGGCGTCGTTGATGAAGGTTCTACCACCTATGACTACTTCTCGGAAGTCAGTGGTCAAAGTGCTAGCTTCTTCAGCAGTTCCCAACAAGTCAAAGTTAGCCAGTTCCAAGTTCAAGGTTATTCAACTGTTGCTAAGACTAGTGTTTATCCTGCTTCCTTCTCCAAAGGTAAATTTGCAGTTGTTCGTCAGTCTCTCAATGTTTTTAGTTCTAACTTAGCAGCAGCTTTAAAAGCTAAACCCGGTCAACTGGTACAACTACAGGAAGTTAGCCCTGACAGTAGATCCACTTACGATATTACCCAAATGATGATGGGCTATCGGGAAGTCGGTACAGCCAGGGGCGTTCAAGTGAAGTTTTCGGATGTGTCTGCAAACCACTGGGCAAAAGATTTTATTGCTGAGTTAGCAGCGCTGGAAATTATTGAAGGTTTCCCCGATGGAACTTTCCGCCCAGATGAGTATGTGACTCGCGCTCAATTTGCGGCAATGTTAAGCCAAGCTTTTGATAAAGTCACAATTCGGAGTGCAGTTAAGTTCAAAGATGTCTCAACCGCCTACTGGGCTTACAATGCCATCCGTGAAGCTTATCAAATGGGCTTCTTGGGCGCTTCTGGGAATGTGTTCAACCCAACTATGAACCTTTCTCGCTTGGAAACTTTGTTTGCCTTGGCAGAAGGTCTCAACTATACTGTTAGCGGATCGACAGAAGCAATTCTGACTGCTTACACTGATGCAACTACCATTAGAAGCGACGTTCGGAATGCGATCGCAGCACTCACACAACGGGGTATTGTCGTTAACTATCCTAACGTTCAGTCTCTCAACGCTGACAAAGTAGCAACTCGCTCTGAAGTTGTCGCTTTAATATATAAAGCATTGGTGAGTACTGGAGAAGTGGTAGATATATCCTCGCAATATGCTGTAGGACAATCGCAAATGCAGGTTGGACAGCAAGGAGAAGCTGAAGAACTCAATGTTGAACAGGTAAAACCCAAGAAACAGCATTGCAACCAAGGAATTGGTAACGGTGCTGAAGGTTGCGATCCAGGAAATTCCCATCCTCATGGTGGAAGTAACGACGAAGGCGGACGTACTCCTGGGATGAAGAGGTAA